In Blastopirellula sp. J2-11, a single genomic region encodes these proteins:
- the ribH gene encoding 6,7-dimethyl-8-ribityllumazine synthase, with product MVRIYRGEPQGEAVRVAIVVARYNETITGKLCDGALTTLAAKGVAEDAVEVAWVPGAWELPVIAARFARSGQFHAVICLGAVIKGETTHDQYINSQVSSTLGQLALECEMPIMFGVLTCNTLEQALHRAGGNVGNKGSEAAEAALEMVHLMKQLPREE from the coding sequence TTGGTCCGGATTTATCGCGGCGAGCCGCAGGGCGAAGCCGTACGCGTTGCGATCGTCGTCGCTCGCTACAATGAGACAATTACGGGGAAGCTCTGTGACGGCGCCCTGACCACTTTGGCGGCCAAAGGCGTCGCTGAAGATGCGGTCGAAGTCGCTTGGGTTCCCGGCGCATGGGAGCTGCCGGTTATCGCCGCGCGATTTGCACGGAGCGGGCAATTTCATGCGGTGATCTGCCTGGGCGCGGTCATCAAAGGGGAAACGACCCATGACCAGTACATCAACAGTCAGGTCAGCTCAACGCTGGGGCAGCTCGCCCTGGAATGCGAGATGCCGATCATGTTTGGCGTGCTGACCTGCAACACGCTCGAGCAGGCGCTGCATCGCGCCGGCGGCAATGTGGGAAACAAAGGGAGCGAAGCGGCGGAAGCGGCGCTCGAAATGGTCCACTTGATGAAACAGCTGCCGCGCGAAGAATAG
- the nusB gene encoding transcription antitermination factor NusB — MSKRSRVREVVLQILYQEDLNPEADIGVSERFLRGRLKHTEDLVAFGRSLLVGVRLHRKAIDAKIEAFAENWSLARMAVTDRNVLRIGAFEILFSDTPDRVAINEAVELSKRFGSKHSPQFVNGLLDRVLKSKQTAS; from the coding sequence ATGTCGAAACGCAGTCGAGTTCGTGAAGTTGTCCTGCAGATCCTCTATCAAGAGGATCTTAATCCCGAAGCCGACATCGGCGTCTCGGAGCGGTTTTTGCGTGGACGCTTGAAACATACCGAGGATCTGGTCGCGTTCGGCCGATCGTTGTTGGTCGGCGTGCGCCTGCACCGCAAAGCGATCGACGCCAAGATCGAAGCGTTCGCCGAGAATTGGAGCCTGGCGCGCATGGCGGTGACCGACCGCAACGTGTTGCGGATCGGCGCTTTTGAAATCTTATTTTCCGACACGCCCGACCGGGTCGCGATCAACGAGGCGGTCGAGTTGTCAAAGCGTTTCGGCAGCAAGCATTCGCCGCAGTTCGTCAACGGTCTGCTGGACCGCGTCTTAAAGTCGAAACAGACGGCCAGCTAA
- the ftsY gene encoding signal recognition particle-docking protein FtsY has translation MGLFNPFKKSEEQPTPPVEEQPSGFFSRLKQGLVKTSRVLNTDIRDLFKQEGRLVDDEFLTELFAILVRTDMGVGPAGKIRDQVKTDFRGRVVHLSEVLATVKTELVALMQQPETPIQFAESGPTVVMVVGVNGSGKTTSIAKLAAYLKSQGKSVVLGAGDTFRAAAVEQLSIWADRLGVDIVKAEQGSDPASVAFKAVDFALQNNKDVVILDTAGRLQTQTNLMNELDKIRRVAGKKIEAAPHEVLLVLDATAGQNGISQAKGFSEAAQCTGIILTKLDGTAKGGVVVPIRQTFNLPVKYIGVGETPEDFALFNAEQFGDALFADAF, from the coding sequence ATGGGATTGTTTAATCCATTCAAAAAATCAGAAGAGCAACCGACGCCCCCGGTCGAAGAACAGCCCTCCGGCTTTTTCTCACGGCTCAAGCAAGGGCTCGTCAAAACGTCCCGGGTGCTCAACACCGACATCCGTGATCTTTTCAAACAAGAAGGGCGCCTGGTCGATGATGAGTTTTTGACCGAGCTCTTCGCGATTTTGGTTCGCACCGACATGGGCGTCGGCCCGGCCGGCAAGATTCGCGATCAGGTGAAAACCGACTTTCGCGGTCGCGTCGTCCATTTGTCCGAAGTCCTCGCCACGGTCAAAACCGAACTGGTCGCACTGATGCAGCAACCAGAGACCCCGATTCAATTCGCCGAGTCGGGCCCGACCGTCGTGATGGTCGTCGGCGTCAACGGCTCCGGCAAGACGACCTCGATCGCCAAATTGGCCGCCTATCTCAAGTCGCAAGGCAAAAGCGTCGTGCTGGGCGCCGGCGATACGTTTCGCGCCGCCGCGGTCGAGCAGCTGTCAATCTGGGCCGATCGCCTAGGGGTCGACATCGTCAAAGCAGAGCAGGGGAGCGACCCGGCGAGCGTCGCATTCAAAGCGGTTGATTTCGCGCTGCAAAACAACAAAGACGTCGTGATCTTAGATACCGCCGGTCGTTTGCAAACGCAGACGAACCTGATGAACGAATTGGACAAGATCCGCCGCGTCGCCGGTAAAAAGATCGAAGCCGCGCCGCACGAAGTCTTGTTGGTCCTCGACGCGACGGCCGGACAAAACGGCATCAGCCAGGCCAAGGGTTTCTCTGAAGCGGCCCAGTGCACCGGCATCATTCTGACCAAGCTGGATGGCACCGCCAAAGGAGGCGTCGTCGTCCCGATCCGCCAAACCTTCAACTTGCCGGTCAAGTACATCGGCGTGGGGGAAACGCCGGAAGACTTTGCGCTGTTCAATGCCGAACAGTTTGGCGACGCGCTGTTTGCGGACGCATTCTAA